A stretch of the Nematostella vectensis chromosome 1, jaNemVect1.1, whole genome shotgun sequence genome encodes the following:
- the LOC5521020 gene encoding mutS protein homolog 5 isoform X2, translating to MSISVPGSAGSRRSGYFQNSKQPSSNITPSNTARNRAFNSGNQEGSTWSSFVTGKASTSKRPLSCSTSAPGSSRKRTLAYSSSSVPSKASSPSSCTDKEETDESICEEDITSHRENIAFDESDEETNIKTIMCTVWSGSKLGVAYYDTFSSKLHLMMDIVETSDFQFLKRVQEQINPDIIVTSSKQEERFIAVLQGKEGENNDEQLCQQTDVEVLPAIDFTVDACKRRIIALNGLPGMPQHFTDMERTIYMTSLVPFDNVNMVRAAGALLKYLEKKRFGQELEDPDVHVPILDLVVFSIDDMVIVDDNTYSALQIFQKESHPSVYKSGTSSKEGLSLFGVLNRTRSALGSRLLRMWFLRPTRDILVLTERQKAITFFTTPRNIDLIASLQDCLKNVKNVSRILVRMKTAQASITDWQALYKTVYNAMYIADLCRTIPSEIAIAKKITVLVTQDLHNIASLINTIIDFDDSTEQNRFVVKPGVDPALDERKRTYNGLPDFMTKVARKELNKLNPSIVECNVIYLPQLGYLLAVPRTTEMKEEKDFEMDGLDFVFLSNNMVYYKSASTRELDSLLGDTQCEITDHETAIMHRLQSTILERTKVLLDVMECTAELDCLISLAVSARENNYVCPEITTKSILHITGGMHPLQELCVSQFVPNDTAINEDSGRVVILTGPNASGKSVYLKQVGLIVFLAHIGSFVPAESAIIGVTDRLFTRIHTRETVSVGLSTFMIDLNQVASAIQSATDKSLVLIDEFGKGTATVDGLSLLCATLRHWLASSSKCPKTLVSTHFHSLIRQKLLPDIPILRFQTTEVIQDGKELVFLYHLVDGHAKTSYASHIAALAGMPEHLVKRGTEVSELVRCNEPVQRIDSISSETQQKRFAAIVNGFLSLDLERDNLHGFLADFVTPVSEER from the exons ATGTCAATCAGTGTTCCTGGATCTGCGGGATCCCGACGAAGCGgttattttcaaaattcaaagCAACCTAGTTCCAACATCACTCCGTCGAATACCGCAAGGAACAGAGCTTTCAATTCAGGGAACCAAGAAGGCTCAACTTGGTCTTCATTTGTGACTGGGAAAGCTTCCACTTCAAAAAGACCTCTTTCATGTTCGACTAGTGCACCAGGGTCATCCAGAAAGAGGACGCTTGCTTATTCCTCTTCTTCTGTGCCGTCTAAAGCGAGTTCTCCATCCTCCTGTACAGACAAAGAGGAGACAGATGAAAGCATTTGTGAAGAAGATATCACTTCTCATAGGGAAAACATTGCGTTTGACGAGAGCGATGAAGAAACAAATATTAAG ACAATAATGTGCACCGTATGGAGTGGAAGCAAGCTTGGGGTAGCATACTATGATACTTTTTCTTCCAAATTGCACTTAATGATGGATATTGTAGAGACAAGTGACTTCCAGTTTCTCAAGCGAG TGCAAGAACAGATAAACCCAGATATCATTGTCACTAGCTCTAAACAAGAAGAGAGATTTATAGCTGTTTTACAAGGCAAAG AAGGGGAGAACAATGATGAACAACTGTGTCAACAAACAGATGTGGAAGTACTTCCTGCCATTGACTTTA CTGTGGATGCTTGCAAGAGGAGGATCATAGCATTAAATGGTCTTCCTGGAATGCCACAGCACTTTACAGACATGGAGCGGACAATATACATGACCTCACTAGTGCCATTTGATAATGTCAATATG GTTCGTGCAGCAGGGGCTTTGTTGAAGTATTTGGAGAAGAAGCGATTTGGACAGGAGCTTGAAGACCCTGATGTACATGTACCAATACTAGACCTTGTGGTCTTTTCTAT TGATGACATGGTCATTGTGGACGATAACACCTATAG TGCTCTTCAGATCTTCCAAAAGGAATCCCACCCCTCTGTGTACAAGTCTGGGACCAGCTCTAAGGAAGGTCTTTCTCTATTCG GTGTACTAAACAGGACTCGCTCAGCGCTAGGAAGCAGATTACTAAG AATGTGGTTTCTTCGCCCTACTCGTGACATACTGGTTCTCACCGAGAGGCAAAAGGCGATCACATTTTTCACTACACCCCGGAATATAGATCTTATTGCATCCCTTCAAGACtgcctaaaaaatgtaaagaaTGTATCG CGTATACTTGTCAGGATGAAAACAGCTCAAGCTTCAATAACAGACTGGCAAGCTCTATACAAG ACTGTCTATAACGCTATGTACATCGCCGATCTGTGCAGAACAATCCCCTCGGAGATCGCCATAGCGAAAAAG ATTACTGTTCTTGTTACGCAAGACCTTCACAACATCGCCAGTCTGATCAATACTATT ATTGACTTTGATGACTCAACGGAGCAGAACCGGTTCGTTGTCAAACCTGGAGTTGACCCCGCCCTGGATGAAC GTAAAAGAACGTACAACGGTCTTCCTGACTTCATGACAAAAGTCGCACGCAAGGAGCTCAATAAACTCAATCCATCTATTGTTGAATGCAATGTCATCTACTTACCACAG cTGGGATACCTTTTAGCTGTTCCGCGTACCACTGAGATGAAGGAGGAAAAGGATTTTGAGATGGATGGATTAGACTTTGTG tttctttCGAACAACATGGTGTATTACAAGAGCGCAAGCACAAGAG AACTCGACTCTCTCCTGGGTGATACGCAGTGCGAGATAACAG ATCACGAGACAGCGATAATGCATCGACTGCAAAGCACCATCCTAGAGCGCACAAAGGTCTTGCTGGATGTCATGGAATGCACTGCTGAGCTCGACTG CCTGATCTCTCTAGCAGTGTCTGCCCGCGAGAATAATTACGTTTGTCCGGAGATAACTACAAAATCCATCCTGCATATTACTGGAGGAAT GCATCCGTTACAAGAGCTTTGCGTGAGCCAGTTTGTACCGAACGATACTGCAATCAATGAGGACAGTGGTAGGGTGGTAATACTAACGGGACCCAACGCCAGTGGAAAAAGTGTCTACttgaagcaa GTAGGACTGATCGTTTTCCTGGCGCATATCGGCAGCTTTGTTCCTGCTGAATCAGCAATCATCGGAGTCACAGACCGCCTGTTTACCCGAATACACACGCGTGAGACCGTTTCTGTCGGATTATCTACCTTCATGATTGACCTTAATCAG GTTGCCTCAGCCATTCAGTCTGCCACTGATAAGTCACTCGTGCTAATAGATGAATTTGGCAAAGGCACTGCTACA GTAGATGGGCTTTCATTGTTATGTGCAACTTTGCGCCATTGGCTGGCCTCTAGCAGCAAGTGCCCAAAGACACTTGTTTCAACGCACTTCCACAGCCTCATCAGACAAAAGCTTCTTCCGGATATCCCCATTTTGAGGTTTCAG aCTACTGAGGTGATTCAAGACGGCAAAGAGTTGGTTTTCCTGTACCACTTGGTAGATGGACACGCAAAGACTAGCTATGCTTCACACATTGCCGCGCTTGCAGGAATGCCGGAACACCTGGTCAAGAGAGGGACAGAG GTGTCGGAGCTTGTGCGATGCAACGAGCCAGTTCAAAGGATTGACAGTATAAGCTCTGAAACACAGCAAAAGAG GTTTGCCGCCATCGTTAATGGCTTCCTTTCTCTGGATCTCGAGAGAGACAACCTCCATGGGTTTCTCGCAGATTTTGTCACTCCTGTCAGCGAAGAACGATGA
- the LOC5521020 gene encoding mutS protein homolog 5 isoform X1, whose amino-acid sequence MSISVPGSAGSRRSGYFQNSKQPSSNITPSNTARNRAFNSGNQEGSTWSSFVTGKASTSKRPLSCSTSAPGSSRKRTLAYSSSSVPSKASSPSSCTDKEETDESICEEDITSHRENIAFDESDEETNIKTIMCTVWSGSKLGVAYYDTFSSKLHLMMDIVETSDFQFLKRVQEQINPDIIVTSSKQEERFIAVLQGKEGENNDEQLCQQTDVEVLPAIDFTVDACKRRIIALNGLPGMPQHFTDMERTIYMTSLVPFDNVNMVRAAGALLKYLEKKRFGQELEDPDVHVPILDLVVFSIDDMVIVDDNTYSALQIFQKESHPSVYKSGTSSKEGLSLFGVLNRTRSALGSRLLRMWFLRPTRDILVLTERQKAITFFTTPRNIDLIASLQDCLKNVKNVSRILVRMKTAQASITDWQALYKTVYNAMYIADLCRTIPSEIAIAKKITVLVTQDLHNIASLINTIIDFDDSTEQNRFVVKPGVDPALDERKRTYNGLPDFMTKVARKELNKLNPSIVECNVIYLPQLGYLLAVPRTTEMKEEKDFEMDGLDFVFLSNNMVYYKSASTRELDSLLGDTQCEITDHETAIMHRLQSTILERTKVLLDVMECTAELDCLISLAVSARENNYVCPEITTKSILHITGGMHPLQELCVSQFVPNDTAINEDSGRVVILTGPNASGKSVYLKQVGLIVFLAHIGSFVPAESAIIGVTDRLFTRIHTRETVSVGLSTFMIDLNQVASAIQSATDKSLVLIDEFGKGTATVDGLSLLCATLRHWLASSSKCPKTLVSTHFHSLIRQKLLPDIPILRFQTTEVIQDGKELVFLYHLVDGHAKTSYASHIAALAGMPEHLVKRGTEVSELVRCNEPVQRIDSISSETQQKRPDFGNQHHSLFRPRRDFTRPNCYLVGLLLLCGDVASHPGSRAFSKGKSNCCTTVKCLYMNSRSVAKKRSELQALSIGKDDVI is encoded by the exons ATGTCAATCAGTGTTCCTGGATCTGCGGGATCCCGACGAAGCGgttattttcaaaattcaaagCAACCTAGTTCCAACATCACTCCGTCGAATACCGCAAGGAACAGAGCTTTCAATTCAGGGAACCAAGAAGGCTCAACTTGGTCTTCATTTGTGACTGGGAAAGCTTCCACTTCAAAAAGACCTCTTTCATGTTCGACTAGTGCACCAGGGTCATCCAGAAAGAGGACGCTTGCTTATTCCTCTTCTTCTGTGCCGTCTAAAGCGAGTTCTCCATCCTCCTGTACAGACAAAGAGGAGACAGATGAAAGCATTTGTGAAGAAGATATCACTTCTCATAGGGAAAACATTGCGTTTGACGAGAGCGATGAAGAAACAAATATTAAG ACAATAATGTGCACCGTATGGAGTGGAAGCAAGCTTGGGGTAGCATACTATGATACTTTTTCTTCCAAATTGCACTTAATGATGGATATTGTAGAGACAAGTGACTTCCAGTTTCTCAAGCGAG TGCAAGAACAGATAAACCCAGATATCATTGTCACTAGCTCTAAACAAGAAGAGAGATTTATAGCTGTTTTACAAGGCAAAG AAGGGGAGAACAATGATGAACAACTGTGTCAACAAACAGATGTGGAAGTACTTCCTGCCATTGACTTTA CTGTGGATGCTTGCAAGAGGAGGATCATAGCATTAAATGGTCTTCCTGGAATGCCACAGCACTTTACAGACATGGAGCGGACAATATACATGACCTCACTAGTGCCATTTGATAATGTCAATATG GTTCGTGCAGCAGGGGCTTTGTTGAAGTATTTGGAGAAGAAGCGATTTGGACAGGAGCTTGAAGACCCTGATGTACATGTACCAATACTAGACCTTGTGGTCTTTTCTAT TGATGACATGGTCATTGTGGACGATAACACCTATAG TGCTCTTCAGATCTTCCAAAAGGAATCCCACCCCTCTGTGTACAAGTCTGGGACCAGCTCTAAGGAAGGTCTTTCTCTATTCG GTGTACTAAACAGGACTCGCTCAGCGCTAGGAAGCAGATTACTAAG AATGTGGTTTCTTCGCCCTACTCGTGACATACTGGTTCTCACCGAGAGGCAAAAGGCGATCACATTTTTCACTACACCCCGGAATATAGATCTTATTGCATCCCTTCAAGACtgcctaaaaaatgtaaagaaTGTATCG CGTATACTTGTCAGGATGAAAACAGCTCAAGCTTCAATAACAGACTGGCAAGCTCTATACAAG ACTGTCTATAACGCTATGTACATCGCCGATCTGTGCAGAACAATCCCCTCGGAGATCGCCATAGCGAAAAAG ATTACTGTTCTTGTTACGCAAGACCTTCACAACATCGCCAGTCTGATCAATACTATT ATTGACTTTGATGACTCAACGGAGCAGAACCGGTTCGTTGTCAAACCTGGAGTTGACCCCGCCCTGGATGAAC GTAAAAGAACGTACAACGGTCTTCCTGACTTCATGACAAAAGTCGCACGCAAGGAGCTCAATAAACTCAATCCATCTATTGTTGAATGCAATGTCATCTACTTACCACAG cTGGGATACCTTTTAGCTGTTCCGCGTACCACTGAGATGAAGGAGGAAAAGGATTTTGAGATGGATGGATTAGACTTTGTG tttctttCGAACAACATGGTGTATTACAAGAGCGCAAGCACAAGAG AACTCGACTCTCTCCTGGGTGATACGCAGTGCGAGATAACAG ATCACGAGACAGCGATAATGCATCGACTGCAAAGCACCATCCTAGAGCGCACAAAGGTCTTGCTGGATGTCATGGAATGCACTGCTGAGCTCGACTG CCTGATCTCTCTAGCAGTGTCTGCCCGCGAGAATAATTACGTTTGTCCGGAGATAACTACAAAATCCATCCTGCATATTACTGGAGGAAT GCATCCGTTACAAGAGCTTTGCGTGAGCCAGTTTGTACCGAACGATACTGCAATCAATGAGGACAGTGGTAGGGTGGTAATACTAACGGGACCCAACGCCAGTGGAAAAAGTGTCTACttgaagcaa GTAGGACTGATCGTTTTCCTGGCGCATATCGGCAGCTTTGTTCCTGCTGAATCAGCAATCATCGGAGTCACAGACCGCCTGTTTACCCGAATACACACGCGTGAGACCGTTTCTGTCGGATTATCTACCTTCATGATTGACCTTAATCAG GTTGCCTCAGCCATTCAGTCTGCCACTGATAAGTCACTCGTGCTAATAGATGAATTTGGCAAAGGCACTGCTACA GTAGATGGGCTTTCATTGTTATGTGCAACTTTGCGCCATTGGCTGGCCTCTAGCAGCAAGTGCCCAAAGACACTTGTTTCAACGCACTTCCACAGCCTCATCAGACAAAAGCTTCTTCCGGATATCCCCATTTTGAGGTTTCAG aCTACTGAGGTGATTCAAGACGGCAAAGAGTTGGTTTTCCTGTACCACTTGGTAGATGGACACGCAAAGACTAGCTATGCTTCACACATTGCCGCGCTTGCAGGAATGCCGGAACACCTGGTCAAGAGAGGGACAGAG GTGTCGGAGCTTGTGCGATGCAACGAGCCAGTTCAAAGGATTGACAGTATAAGCTCTGAAACACAGCAAAAGAG GCCTGATTTCGGGAATCAACATCATTCCCTGTTTCGTCCAAGACGAGACTTCACCAGACCAAACTGCTACCTCGTTGGGCTTCTGCTTCTCTGCGGAGATGTTGCATCCCATCCTGGTTCACGGGCGTTCTCTAAAGGGAAAAGTAATTGCTGTACCACCGTGAAATGCTTGTATATGAATTCTAGGAGCGTCGCTAAAAAACGGAGCGAACTCCAAGCACTTTCCATTGGCAAGGA CGATGTGATTTAG
- the LOC5521020 gene encoding mutS protein homolog 5 isoform X3 — MSISVPGSAGSRRSGYFQNSKQPSSNITPSNTARNRAFNSGNQEGSTWSSFVTGKASTSKRPLSCSTSAPGSSRKRTLAYSSSSVPSKASSPSSCTDKEETDESICEEDITSHRENIAFDESDEETNIKTIMCTVWSGSKLGVAYYDTFSSKLHLMMDIVETSDFQFLKRVQEQINPDIIVTSSKQEERFIAVLQGKEGENNDEQLCQQTDVEVLPAIDFTVDACKRRIIALNGLPGMPQHFTDMERTIYMTSLVPFDNVNMVRAAGALLKYLEKKRFGQELEDPDVHVPILDLVVFSIDDMVIVDDNTYSALQIFQKESHPSVYKSGTSSKEGLSLFGVLNRTRSALGSRLLRMWFLRPTRDILVLTERQKAITFFTTPRNIDLIASLQDCLKNVKNVSRILVRMKTAQASITDWQALYKTVYNAMYIADLCRTIPSEIAIAKKITVLVTQDLHNIASLINTIIDFDDSTEQNRFVVKPGVDPALDERKRTYNGLPDFMTKVARKELNKLNPSIVECNVIYLPQLGYLLAVPRTTEMKEEKDFEMDGLDFVFLSNNMVYYKSASTRELDSLLGDTQCEITDHETAIMHRLQSTILERTKVLLDVMECTAELDCLISLAVSARENNYVCPEITTKSILHITGGMHPLQELCVSQFVPNDTAINEDSGRVVILTGPNASGKSVYLKQVGLIVFLAHIGSFVPAESAIIGVTDRLFTRIHTRETVSVGLSTFMIDLNQVASAIQSATDKSLVLIDEFGKGTATSVYLHR; from the exons ATGTCAATCAGTGTTCCTGGATCTGCGGGATCCCGACGAAGCGgttattttcaaaattcaaagCAACCTAGTTCCAACATCACTCCGTCGAATACCGCAAGGAACAGAGCTTTCAATTCAGGGAACCAAGAAGGCTCAACTTGGTCTTCATTTGTGACTGGGAAAGCTTCCACTTCAAAAAGACCTCTTTCATGTTCGACTAGTGCACCAGGGTCATCCAGAAAGAGGACGCTTGCTTATTCCTCTTCTTCTGTGCCGTCTAAAGCGAGTTCTCCATCCTCCTGTACAGACAAAGAGGAGACAGATGAAAGCATTTGTGAAGAAGATATCACTTCTCATAGGGAAAACATTGCGTTTGACGAGAGCGATGAAGAAACAAATATTAAG ACAATAATGTGCACCGTATGGAGTGGAAGCAAGCTTGGGGTAGCATACTATGATACTTTTTCTTCCAAATTGCACTTAATGATGGATATTGTAGAGACAAGTGACTTCCAGTTTCTCAAGCGAG TGCAAGAACAGATAAACCCAGATATCATTGTCACTAGCTCTAAACAAGAAGAGAGATTTATAGCTGTTTTACAAGGCAAAG AAGGGGAGAACAATGATGAACAACTGTGTCAACAAACAGATGTGGAAGTACTTCCTGCCATTGACTTTA CTGTGGATGCTTGCAAGAGGAGGATCATAGCATTAAATGGTCTTCCTGGAATGCCACAGCACTTTACAGACATGGAGCGGACAATATACATGACCTCACTAGTGCCATTTGATAATGTCAATATG GTTCGTGCAGCAGGGGCTTTGTTGAAGTATTTGGAGAAGAAGCGATTTGGACAGGAGCTTGAAGACCCTGATGTACATGTACCAATACTAGACCTTGTGGTCTTTTCTAT TGATGACATGGTCATTGTGGACGATAACACCTATAG TGCTCTTCAGATCTTCCAAAAGGAATCCCACCCCTCTGTGTACAAGTCTGGGACCAGCTCTAAGGAAGGTCTTTCTCTATTCG GTGTACTAAACAGGACTCGCTCAGCGCTAGGAAGCAGATTACTAAG AATGTGGTTTCTTCGCCCTACTCGTGACATACTGGTTCTCACCGAGAGGCAAAAGGCGATCACATTTTTCACTACACCCCGGAATATAGATCTTATTGCATCCCTTCAAGACtgcctaaaaaatgtaaagaaTGTATCG CGTATACTTGTCAGGATGAAAACAGCTCAAGCTTCAATAACAGACTGGCAAGCTCTATACAAG ACTGTCTATAACGCTATGTACATCGCCGATCTGTGCAGAACAATCCCCTCGGAGATCGCCATAGCGAAAAAG ATTACTGTTCTTGTTACGCAAGACCTTCACAACATCGCCAGTCTGATCAATACTATT ATTGACTTTGATGACTCAACGGAGCAGAACCGGTTCGTTGTCAAACCTGGAGTTGACCCCGCCCTGGATGAAC GTAAAAGAACGTACAACGGTCTTCCTGACTTCATGACAAAAGTCGCACGCAAGGAGCTCAATAAACTCAATCCATCTATTGTTGAATGCAATGTCATCTACTTACCACAG cTGGGATACCTTTTAGCTGTTCCGCGTACCACTGAGATGAAGGAGGAAAAGGATTTTGAGATGGATGGATTAGACTTTGTG tttctttCGAACAACATGGTGTATTACAAGAGCGCAAGCACAAGAG AACTCGACTCTCTCCTGGGTGATACGCAGTGCGAGATAACAG ATCACGAGACAGCGATAATGCATCGACTGCAAAGCACCATCCTAGAGCGCACAAAGGTCTTGCTGGATGTCATGGAATGCACTGCTGAGCTCGACTG CCTGATCTCTCTAGCAGTGTCTGCCCGCGAGAATAATTACGTTTGTCCGGAGATAACTACAAAATCCATCCTGCATATTACTGGAGGAAT GCATCCGTTACAAGAGCTTTGCGTGAGCCAGTTTGTACCGAACGATACTGCAATCAATGAGGACAGTGGTAGGGTGGTAATACTAACGGGACCCAACGCCAGTGGAAAAAGTGTCTACttgaagcaa GTAGGACTGATCGTTTTCCTGGCGCATATCGGCAGCTTTGTTCCTGCTGAATCAGCAATCATCGGAGTCACAGACCGCCTGTTTACCCGAATACACACGCGTGAGACCGTTTCTGTCGGATTATCTACCTTCATGATTGACCTTAATCAG GTTGCCTCAGCCATTCAGTCTGCCACTGATAAGTCACTCGTGCTAATAGATGAATTTGGCAAAGGCACTGCTACA TCTGTTTATCTTCATAGGTAG